The Coregonus clupeaformis isolate EN_2021a chromosome 6, ASM2061545v1, whole genome shotgun sequence genome has a segment encoding these proteins:
- the ftr86 gene encoding finTRIM family, member 86 codes for MATAAWPEEEFVCSVCLETLRDPATLPCGHTYCLPCIQGHWDRNEAKGQFNCPQCRQVFTPRPSLAKSTVLVEAMEKLRIKGIQEYPYLSISSAPPSMPIYLAGCADTGLRQGEMYPQLPVVSPRLCPQHQRPLELYCHDDKECVCDECCRHGHKGHRVVKPEEERKEKRRELVPMQAEIQRRIQEMENELKEFPQAAQLHKRSVQALQKEGVELFSELVKSVELMGTQVGELLCAHEASMGSRTEGHIHELEQELAQLRRKDQELSRLARMQDHICFLKNFFTLEPITQNGSREGVGLGEEALVSEIQTVMGELRDGLQELCKSSMAKIFRTGNDASLSPSQMFSGQAAGNGASTDNNQVASQNAASKVPSNPQLNTVNEVTSTNSLPQPPLPPTGPQVKQVTTVGLANPELKTREEMLKFHFNPTFDPNTAYHHLKLADGDRKATLKAEKQNQPEHPDRFIYWRQILCREPLAGSPYYWETEWTGQKITIGVAYRDLDRKEADDSSRLGYNKQSWSLNWSGKGFSMWHAGKETQLGSTKARRLGVYLDQHEGVLAFYRISNNQAHLIHSLQTVFTGPLYPGFRFWSGVGTSVTLCQLD; via the exons ATGGCCACTGCCGCATGGCCTGAGGAGGAGTTTGTgtgctctgtctgtctggagaCGCTACGTGACCCTGCCACGCTGCCCTGTGGTCACACCTACTGCCTGCCCTGCATCCAGGGGCACTGGGACCGGAATGAGGCCAAGGGTCAGTTTAACTGCCCCCAGTGTAGGCAGGTCTTCACCCCACGACCCTCTCTTGCCAAGAGCACAGTGCTAGTGGAGGCCATGGAGAAGCTGAGAATAAAGGGCATCCAGGAGTATCCCTACCTCTCCATCTCGTCTGCCCCACCCTCCATGCCGATCTATCTGGCGGGGTGTGCGGACACAGGCCTTCGCCAAGGGGAGATGTACCCCCAGCTGCCCGTCGTCAGCCCCAGGCTTTGCCCTCAACACCAGCGGCCCCTAGAGCTCTACTGCCATGACgataaggagtgtgtgtgtgacgagTGTTGTCGTCATGGACACAAGGGCCACCGTGTGGTTAAgccagaagaggagaggaaggagaaacgG AGGGAGCTAGTTCCGATGCAGGCCGAGATACAGAGGAGGATCCAAGAGATGGAGAACGAGCTCAAGGAGTTCCCACAAGCTGCCCAGCTCCACAAA AGGTCAGTCCAGGCCCTACAGAAGGAGGGTGTGGAGCTCTTCTCTGAGCTGGTGAAGAGTGTGGAGCTGATGGGTACCCAGGTCGGGGAGTTGCTTTGTGCCCATGAGGCATCCATGGGCAGTCGAACCGAGGGCCACATCCATGAGCTGGAGCAGGAGCTGGCCCAGCTCCGCAGGAAAGACCAAGAACTCAGCCGACTGGCCAGAATGCAGGACCACATCTGCTTCTTAAAG AATTTCTTCACCCTGGAGCCCATCACACAGAATGGGAGCAGAGAGGGGGTAGGGCTGGGTGAGGAGGCCCTTGTGTCTGAGATTCAAACCGTGATGGGAGAGCTAAGAGATGGACTACAGGAACTCTGTAAATCCAGCATGGCCAAGATCTTCAGAACTG GGAATGATGCCAGTCTTAGTCCGTCTCAAATGTTCAGTGGTCAAGCTGCAGGGAACGGAGCATCTACTGACAACAACCAGGTGGCTTCACAAAACGCAG CATCCAAGGTGCCATCAAACCCTCAACTTAACACAG TAAATGAGGTGACATCAACAAACTCTCTACCTCAACCTCCATTACCTCCAACTGGACCTCAAG TGAAACAGGTGACCACTGTTGGTTTGGCAAACCCAGAGCTGAAAACAAGAGAAGAAATGCTCAAAT TTCACTTTAATCCGACATTTGACCCCAACACTGCGTACCACCACCTGAAACTGGCTGATGGGGATCGTAAAGCCACTCTGAAGGCAGAGAAGCAGAATCAGCCGGAGCACCCCGACCGTTTCATCTACTGGAGACAGATACTGTGCAGGGAGCCCCTGGCTGGAAGCCCCTACTACTGGGAGACAGAGTGGACGGGCCAGAAG ATCACTATCGGCGTGGCCTACAGAGACTTGGACAGGAAGGAGGCTGACGACAGCAGCAGGCTGGGCTACAACAAGCAGTCTTGGAGCCTGAACTGGTCTGGGAAGGGCTTTTCCATGTGGCACGCTGGGAAGGAGACCCAGCTAGGCTCAACCAAGGCTCGCAGGCTGGGGGTGTACCTGGACCAACATGAAGGAGTACTGGCCTTCTACAGGATCTCCAACAACCAGGCCCATCTCATCCACTCCCTCCAGACAGTCTTTACTGGCCCCCTCTATCCCGGGTTCCGCTTCTGGTCAGGGGTTGGGACGTCTGTGACCCTATGTCAACTGGACTAG
- the LOC121568454 gene encoding cerebellin-1-like has product MRATVLLCLLGAALANEFSWNSPGETTKDPKTENLCLTDQASCGCCLMQKQMWRMEQFFNMSLNELQRGLEKAKAVLNNVRASRSAFSMALTNTRRCEGPFREAKTIVYQHIFINLGEGYNNRTGIFTVPRSGVYSLALTVYSDSGAPSANLAACAILMVNGRQVAGCSEQNQQDQEDSTSTVMAVQLQAGDKVFVTLPIGCFLCDDQSHYNTFSGFLLYAID; this is encoded by the exons ATGAGAG CTACCGTACTGCTGTGCTTGCTGGGGGCCGCTCTGGCCAATGAATTCAGCTGGAATAGCCCTGGAGAGACAACAAAGGACCCCAAAACAGAGAACT TGTGTCTGACGGACCAGGCCTCCTGCGGCTGCTGCCTGATGCAGAAGCAGATGTGGAGGATGGAGCAGTTCTTCAACATGAGTCTGAATGAGCTGCAGAGGGGCCTGGAGAAGGCAAAGGCTGTGCTCAACAACGTCCGTG CTAGCCGCAGTGCCTTCTCCATGGCCCTGACCAATACACGCCGTTGCGAGGGCCCCTTCCGTGAAGCTAAGACCATCGTCTACCAGCACATCTTCATCAACCTGGGCGAGGGCTACAACAACCGCACTGGCATCTTCACTGTGCCCCGCTCCGGTGTCTACAGCCTGGCACTGACCGTGTACAGTGACTCGGGCGCCCCCAGTGCCAATCTGGCCGCCTGCGCCATTCTGATGGTGAACGGGCGCCAGGTGGCGGGCTGCAGCGAGCAGAACCAGCAGGACCAGGAGGACAGCACCAGCACGGTGATGGCCGTCCAGCTGCAGGCCGGGGACAAGGTGTTCGTCACCCTGCCCATCGGATGCTTCCTGTGCGACGACCAGAGCCACTACAACACCTTTTCCGGCTTCCTGCTCTATGCCATCGACTAA
- the LOC121568453 gene encoding complement C1q-like protein 4 — protein sequence MKLVAVSALCLWGVLCLCASVKAIGTLELMRDAAVAWTGVLPCGKWDCECAFKSQQGCCCVANEMSTLADQTFMRMVDMWEQLIRLDNDIEEVTGNNKIAFTAAMKSRSDCFGPFTSNVPIRYYTISLNQGNGYNDALGTFTAPRAGLYSFSFTAYSNVGVDGERLYHKVQLIKNNEVVASVWEDNREDMEDSSTQSVLVSLRQGDQVYVELLSGRSLCGNTKEFNRFSGYLVYPFTQE from the exons ATGAAGTTAGTTGCAGTGTCTGCTCTGTGCCTGTGGGGGGTGCTGTGTCTCTGTGCCAGTGTGAAGGCCATTGGGACTTTAGAGCTGATGCGAGATGCAGCAG TGGCCTGGACTGGGGTCCTGCCCTGTGGGAAGTGGGACTGTGAGTGTGCCTTCAAGAGCCAGCAGGGCTGCTGCTGTGTGGCCAATGAGATGAGTACGCTTGCGGACCAAACCTTCATGCGCATGGTGGACATGTGGGAGCAGCTCATCCGATTGGACAACGACATAGAGGAAGTCACAG GCAACAATAAGATTGCGTTCACCGCGGCGATGAAATCTAGAAGCGACTGCTTCGGGCCCTTCACCAGCAACGTGCCCATCCGCTACTACACTATCTCTCTCAACCAGGGCAATGGATACAATGATGCTCTGG GTACCTTCACCGCCCCCCGCGCCGGCCTCTACTCCTTCTCCTTCACGGCCTACTCCAACGTGGGTGTGGACGGCGAGCGTCTCTACCACAAGGTGCAGTTGATAAAGAACAACGAGGTGGTGGCCTCTGTGTGGGAGGACAACCGGGAGGACATGGAGGACAGCAGCACCCAGTCGGTGCTGGTGTCTCTTCGCCAGGGCGACCAGGTGTACGTGGAGCTGCTCTCCGGCAGGAGTCTGTGTGGCAACACCAAGGAGTTCAACAGGTTCAGCGGATACCTGGTCTACCCCTTCACacaggagtag
- the LOC121567495 gene encoding uncharacterized protein LOC121567495: protein MFRSPQILALTCPVRTLLLSVRDPRVSALPEHACQRWTGPKAGRSLCQGGGGEEAVSLSSAISSHLVSRGTSGCESCLLNTAPQHPLKKDTPPNRPQLSQDSSFVSLKRTPRLPVLVSCDPWKTTLLEHLDNSKAPECSSDLKCLLQRRQTDNGSQCLSAEVTVNVTFSVKRNSYSPVRSGKIDLFHRLLVYTPIQWTVDSQRSLSLQSRGLHQTAASCPESALRECLSLVNEARCRQSLGPNVALYEKDVRGKRGASEAEGKWASVLVSLCSVEGEPAFLFTLRSTALKGRHKGDVSFAGGKRDPSDKDVVDTALREAREELGITVATNQVWGMLKPLRDMSGMMIAPVLANLGHLEALSFKPNPAEVEEIFTLSLSHVCSPQNRGYTHFRTGERYGYTLPVFRNGKHRVWGLTAVAVEHTLKLIAPP from the exons ATGTTCAGGAGTCCACAGATTCTGGCCTTGACATGCCCTGTCAGGACCCTGCTGTTGTCTGTCAGAGACCCCCGAGTGTCTGCCCTACCTGAGCATGCCTGTCAGAGGTGGACTGGACCCAAAGCAGGGAGAAGTCTCTGtcaggggggtggaggggaggaggcagTATCCCTCTCTTCAGCCATCTCTTCACACCTTGTTAGCAGAGGCACCTCCGGTTGTGAAAGCTGTCTCCTAAACACTGCACCTCAACACCCCTTAAAAAAAGACACCCCTCCCAACCGGCCTCAATTGTCTCAGGACTCTAGCTTTGTCTCTTTGAAACGTACACCACGACTGCCGGTGTTAGTATCATGTGACCCTTGGAAAACCACTCTATTGGAACATTTGGACAATTCTAAAGCCCCCGAATGTTCTAGCGACCTCAAGTGCCTTCTACAAAGGAGGCAAACTGACAATGGTAGCCAATGTTTATCTGCTGAGGTGACGGTCAACGTCACATTCAGTGTTAAAAGGAATAGTTACAGTCCTGTTCGAAGTGGCAAGATTGACCTTTTTCATAGACTGCTTGTGTACACACCAATACAGTGGACTGTGGATTCCCAGCGAAGCCTTTCACTCCAGAGCCGTGGCCTGCACCAGACTGCTGCCTCCTGCCCTGAGAGTGCCTTGAGGGAGTGCCTTTCGCTGGTGAACGAGGCGCGCTGCCGGCAGAGCCTGGGGCCTAATGTGGCTCTGTATGAGAAGGACGTCCGGGGGAAGAGGGGGGCCAGTGAGGCCGAGGGGAAGTGGGCGTCCGTGCTGGTCTCTCTTTGCTCCGTGGAGGGAGAGCCCGCCTTTCTCTTCACCCTCAGATCCACAGCACTGAAGGGCAGACACAAGGGCGACGTCAG TTTTGCAGGTGGCAAGCGTGACCCTTCGGACAAGGACGTTGTGGACACCGCCCTGAGAGAAGCTCGTGAGGAACTGGGCATCACTGTGGCAACAAACCAAGTGTGGGGCATGCTGAAACCACTCAGGGATATG TCTGGAATGATGATAGCCCCTGTACTGGCCAACCTCGGCCACCTGGAGGCGCTGTCGTTCAAGCCAAATCCTGCCGAG gTAGAAGAGATCTTCACCCTGTCGCTCTCCCACGTATGCAGTCCCCAGAATCGGGGATACACCCACTTCCGTACCGGTGAGCGCTACGGATACACCCTCCCCGTGTTCCGCAACGGGAAGCACCGCGTGTGGGGCCTCACTGCCGTGGCCGTCGAACACACACTCAAACTCATCGCTCCGCCATGA